A stretch of Anaerobiospirillum thomasii DNA encodes these proteins:
- a CDS encoding methionine ABC transporter permease has protein sequence MENLIKSIAPNILNKINELYTSIDQTLYMLFVSGSISLVLGLFFGVILVVTKDNGILKNRLLHQSLEISINIFRSIPFVILLAALIPVSRYIVGTSIGTIGAIVPLVVGTVPFFARQVESALSSVDHGLIEAAKSMGSSNTGIIFRVYLKESIPHLIRVGQITAISLIGLTAMAGAIGGGGLGDFAIRYGHQRGQTDITYVTVVVILIMVAVIQGIGNIFIKKTSH, from the coding sequence ATGGAAAACTTAATTAAGAGCATTGCCCCTAATATTTTAAACAAGATTAATGAGCTGTATACAAGTATTGATCAGACTTTGTACATGCTCTTTGTCTCAGGCTCCATTTCTTTGGTTTTAGGTCTGTTTTTTGGCGTTATTCTAGTTGTCACCAAGGATAACGGCATTTTAAAGAACCGCCTTTTACATCAGAGCCTTGAGATTAGTATCAATATTTTCAGATCCATACCATTTGTAATTTTACTTGCAGCTTTAATTCCTGTGTCACGCTATATAGTAGGTACCTCCATTGGCACCATAGGCGCCATAGTGCCTTTGGTGGTGGGCACAGTTCCTTTCTTTGCCCGTCAGGTTGAATCAGCCCTGTCAAGTGTAGATCATGGCCTGATTGAAGCTGCCAAAAGCATGGGCTCATCCAATACAGGCATTATCTTTAGAGTGTATTTAAAAGAAAGCATTCCGCATCTTATCCGCGTAGGACAGATTACAGCCATATCCCTTATAGGTCTTACAGCCATGGCAGGAGCTATAGGTGGCGGTGGTCTTGGTGACTTTGCTATACGCTATGGACATCAGCGCGGACAGACAGATATCACCTATGTAACTGTCGTTGTCATTCTTATCATGGTGGCTGTAATTCAGGGCATAGGCAATATCTTTATTAAAAAGACTTCACATTAA
- a CDS encoding NAD(P)/FAD-dependent oxidoreductase: MSFIQLPQQCGISPWFALNRYKDYKFASREDLKKDYDYIVVGAGFGGVSAAYRLVENHPSCSVLLLDADSIGNGSSGRNAGFVSVAQIARAIVGPQRFTTEDQKWLIKLNGIAVDRILKIKKEKNLDFIWRQDGMYKAVRELRNQHKLDDLARTFDALGISYEQVDTDDLCQRLGTDFYKKALFLQETYLNNPSEAIRALSTALPENVTVLENTAVCHVSEGEIPYIVLDDGTQIKCRKIILTISAYLKHFYRQHSKNITAIHSFAGMTRPLNDDELQQFKDVKPWGITGTHPSSATVRFTHDNRLFVRTDISYARNLNINPARMYKALEVIKKAYDKRFTKLTHVPFEYVYGGLISFTGNTCPFFGEVGKNVVAGVSGEGSGVTRAAILGNYLADLVTGVKSEELNYILNKYTPSYLPPDPLRTIGAIGAIGYNNLIAGAEL, encoded by the coding sequence ATGAGTTTTATTCAGCTTCCACAGCAGTGCGGCATAAGTCCATGGTTTGCGCTCAACCGTTATAAAGATTACAAATTTGCCTCACGAGAGGATCTAAAAAAAGATTATGACTATATTGTTGTAGGAGCAGGCTTTGGAGGAGTATCGGCCGCCTATCGTCTGGTTGAAAATCATCCCTCATGCTCAGTACTGCTGCTAGATGCCGACAGCATAGGCAACGGCAGCTCAGGGCGCAATGCAGGCTTTGTCTCTGTAGCACAGATTGCCCGTGCCATTGTAGGCCCTCAGAGATTTACCACAGAAGATCAAAAATGGCTGATTAAATTAAATGGTATTGCCGTTGACAGGATACTTAAAATTAAAAAGGAAAAAAATCTTGATTTTATATGGCGTCAGGATGGTATGTATAAGGCTGTGCGCGAGCTTAGAAATCAGCACAAGTTAGATGATCTTGCCCGCACCTTTGATGCTCTTGGCATAAGTTATGAACAGGTTGATACAGATGATCTTTGCCAAAGACTTGGCACCGACTTTTATAAAAAGGCTCTGTTTTTACAGGAAACTTATTTAAACAATCCATCAGAGGCTATAAGAGCGCTCTCAACAGCCCTGCCTGAGAATGTCACCGTACTTGAAAATACGGCGGTATGCCATGTATCTGAAGGAGAAATACCCTATATTGTGCTAGATGATGGCACACAGATTAAATGCCGTAAAATAATATTAACCATAAGTGCCTATCTTAAGCATTTTTACAGACAGCACAGTAAAAATATCACAGCCATTCACAGCTTCGCCGGCATGACACGCCCTTTAAATGATGATGAACTGCAACAGTTTAAGGATGTAAAGCCATGGGGTATAACCGGCACCCATCCATCCTCTGCCACAGTGCGCTTTACTCATGACAATCGCCTCTTTGTCAGAACTGACATTTCATATGCAAGAAATTTGAATATCAATCCTGCGCGTATGTACAAAGCCCTTGAGGTTATTAAAAAGGCCTATGACAAGCGCTTTACTAAATTAACGCATGTACCTTTTGAATATGTGTATGGCGGTTTAATCTCCTTTACGGGAAATACCTGTCCTTTCTTTGGTGAAGTTGGAAAAAATGTGGTGGCAGGAGTATCTGGCGAGGGCTCTGGAGTAACAAGAGCTGCCATTCTTGGCAATTATCTTGCAGATCTTGTAACCGGAGTTAAAAGTGAAGAGTTAAATTATATTTTAAACAAATACACCCCATCCTATCTGCCGCCTGATCCGCTAAGAACCATAGGCGCTATAGGGGCTATTGGCTACAATAATTTAATAGCAGGAGCAGAGCTGTAA
- a CDS encoding mannitol dehydrogenase family protein, with protein sequence MAQVSIKGLEDKQAFLEAGVKLPAYDLTELKEHSSAHPVWLHFGAGNIFRGFIASLQQDLLNKGLSNSGIHTVSSMDCEVIDKVFVPHDCLTMNVTLLPDTKVELEVIGSVVKGLKVNGSCAEDEKELERLAADKSLQMLSYTITEKGYALKDIDGNFTALAKKDIDNGPQSQCIHAMALSARLLYIRYKNGAYPLALVSMDNCSHNGDKVKEAVLTVAKAWLEKGFVDEGFIDYIQSEKISFPWSMIDKITPRPDPSIASLLKERGIENMEPIKTSFGSFIAPFVNAEKPQYLIIEDNFPNGRPPLEKAGVLFTDKNGVDLCERMKVTTCLNPLHTALAVYGCLLGYKLISAEMEDKELVALVKKLGYDEGLKVVDDPVILNPRDFLTEVVEQRLTNKCLPDTPQRIATDTSQKVTIRFGETLKNYKKKGLDATTLIALPLSIAGWLRYLLAIDDKGQSFELSDDPLKDDLKAKMASIVFGQPESVKDSLKPILSNETLFGVDLYSIGLGTVIEKMFGMMLEGPGAVRATLEHYLK encoded by the coding sequence ATGGCACAGGTATCTATTAAGGGCCTTGAGGATAAACAGGCCTTTTTAGAGGCAGGAGTAAAGTTGCCTGCCTATGATTTGACAGAGCTCAAAGAGCACAGCTCTGCCCATCCTGTCTGGCTGCACTTTGGAGCAGGAAATATCTTTCGAGGCTTTATTGCCTCACTGCAGCAGGATCTTTTAAACAAGGGTTTATCTAACTCTGGCATTCATACAGTCTCTTCTATGGACTGTGAGGTAATTGACAAGGTCTTTGTGCCTCATGACTGTCTTACCATGAATGTCACTTTGCTGCCTGACACCAAAGTTGAGCTTGAGGTTATTGGCTCTGTAGTCAAGGGCCTTAAGGTCAACGGCTCATGCGCTGAGGATGAAAAGGAGCTTGAGAGACTGGCAGCTGATAAGTCACTGCAGATGCTCTCTTATACCATTACAGAAAAGGGTTATGCTCTAAAGGATATAGATGGCAATTTTACAGCACTTGCTAAAAAGGATATAGACAATGGTCCTCAGTCGCAATGCATACATGCCATGGCACTTAGTGCCAGACTTTTATATATAAGATATAAAAACGGCGCCTATCCTCTGGCTCTTGTATCCATGGATAACTGCTCACACAATGGTGACAAGGTCAAAGAAGCTGTACTTACGGTGGCTAAGGCCTGGCTAGAGAAGGGTTTTGTTGATGAGGGCTTTATTGACTATATTCAAAGTGAGAAGATCTCATTTCCGTGGTCAATGATTGATAAGATTACCCCACGCCCAGATCCATCTATTGCCTCTTTGCTAAAAGAGCGTGGCATTGAGAACATGGAGCCTATAAAGACCTCATTTGGCTCATTTATTGCTCCTTTTGTCAATGCTGAAAAGCCTCAGTACCTTATTATCGAGGATAATTTCCCAAATGGCAGACCGCCGCTTGAGAAGGCAGGTGTGCTTTTTACCGATAAAAACGGTGTGGATCTGTGCGAGCGCATGAAGGTTACAACCTGTTTAAATCCTCTGCACACAGCACTTGCCGTCTATGGCTGTCTTTTAGGCTATAAGCTTATTAGCGCCGAGATGGAGGATAAGGAACTTGTAGCATTGGTTAAAAAGCTAGGTTATGACGAGGGGTTAAAAGTTGTTGACGATCCTGTCATTTTAAATCCACGTGACTTTTTAACCGAGGTGGTTGAGCAGAGACTTACCAATAAATGTCTGCCGGATACTCCACAGCGTATTGCCACAGACACCTCACAGAAGGTAACAATACGTTTTGGCGAGACACTTAAAAACTATAAGAAAAAAGGCTTGGATGCCACAACTCTTATAGCCCTGCCTTTATCTATTGCAGGCTGGCTGCGTTATCTTTTAGCCATTGATGATAAAGGTCAGAGTTTTGAGCTCTCTGATGATCCTCTAAAGGATGATCTTAAAGCCAAGATGGCCTCAATTGTTTTTGGCCAGCCAGAATCTGTCAAGGACAGTTTAAAACCTATACTGTCAAATGAGACTTTATTTGGCGTAGATCTCTACTCTATAGGTTTAGGTACTGTTATTGAAAAGATGTTCGGCATGATGCTTGAGGGGCCTGGCGCTGTGCGCGCAACTCTTGAGCATTATCTAAAATAA
- a CDS encoding mannonate dehydratase, with amino-acid sequence MMHMSMRWFGPKQDSVTLKQIRQVPGMEGVITALHEIPAGEVWPEDQVAERKAMVEKAGLKVLGIESINVHEDIKYGAANRDMLIDNYIKSLEAVGKNDIHLVCYNFMPVFDWTRTDLALPLEDGSTALAYDGSIIEGLTAEEMFERIANSSNGFEMPGWELSRRDEITAQIKKFQGMSDDELRANFKYFLDAIMPTCEKYNIKMGVHPDDPSYDLFGIPRITKCEEDLVKIARMNSSPLNGFSLCTGSLGSNPDNCLPKIIRNKEIASRIHFAHIRNVLHTGDHQFHESSHVSHTGSLDLYEIVKALVEVGFNGVVRPDHGREIWDEVARPGYGLFDRALGATYLIGLEEAIRKSKGMPYPDNLNSITAPWC; translated from the coding sequence ATGATGCATATGAGCATGCGCTGGTTTGGTCCAAAGCAGGATAGTGTTACTTTAAAGCAGATCCGTCAGGTACCTGGCATGGAAGGTGTCATTACCGCTTTGCATGAGATTCCTGCCGGTGAGGTATGGCCAGAGGATCAGGTGGCCGAGCGCAAGGCCATGGTGGAGAAGGCCGGCCTTAAAGTTTTAGGTATTGAAAGTATCAATGTGCACGAGGACATCAAATATGGTGCTGCAAACCGTGACATGCTTATTGACAACTATATAAAGTCTCTTGAGGCTGTAGGCAAGAATGACATTCATCTGGTGTGCTACAACTTCATGCCTGTTTTTGACTGGACCCGTACCGATCTGGCTTTGCCTTTAGAGGATGGTTCAACTGCTCTTGCCTATGATGGCAGCATTATTGAAGGTTTAACTGCCGAGGAGATGTTTGAGCGCATTGCCAACAGCTCCAATGGTTTTGAGATGCCAGGTTGGGAGCTCTCACGCCGTGATGAGATTACAGCACAGATTAAAAAATTCCAGGGCATGAGTGATGATGAGCTGCGCGCCAACTTCAAATATTTCCTCGACGCCATTATGCCAACCTGTGAAAAGTACAATATCAAGATGGGTGTGCACCCAGATGATCCTTCATACGATCTCTTTGGCATTCCACGTATTACCAAGTGCGAGGAGGATCTGGTCAAGATTGCCCGCATGAACTCAAGTCCTTTAAACGGCTTTTCACTGTGCACAGGCTCACTTGGCTCAAATCCAGACAACTGCCTGCCTAAGATTATAAGAAACAAGGAAATTGCCTCACGCATTCACTTTGCCCACATCAGAAATGTGCTGCACACAGGAGATCATCAGTTCCATGAAAGCTCACATGTCTCACACACAGGCTCACTAGATCTGTACGAAATTGTCAAGGCATTAGTTGAGGTTGGCTTTAACGGTGTAGTAAGACCTGATCATGGCCGTGAGATCTGGGATGAGGTGGCCCGTCCTGGCTATGGCCTGTTTGACAGAGCCTTAGGTGCTACCTATTTAATCGGTCTTGAGGAGGCAATCCGCAAGAGCAAGGGTATGCCATATCCAGATAACTTAAACAGTATAACCGCCCCTTGGTGCTAG
- a CDS encoding NfeD family protein has translation MLSEILSPMMLWFIATIAILGAEMLIGTYYLLALACGALVGGLTAYFSHTLDHQFTAAGIATFVSIIGTYYYKRAKRGKEAKLKLNPNCLDAGAVITVNKVNADGSGSTTYRGASWQVLCANGDLVKDLNYTILDIKGSVLIVSSDK, from the coding sequence ATGCTAAGTGAAATACTAAGTCCTATGATGCTGTGGTTTATTGCAACCATAGCCATTTTAGGTGCCGAGATGCTAATTGGCACCTACTATCTGCTCGCCCTAGCCTGCGGGGCTCTTGTCGGCGGTCTTACCGCCTATTTCTCACACACTCTTGATCATCAGTTTACAGCAGCAGGTATTGCCACCTTTGTCTCAATTATAGGTACCTACTACTATAAAAGGGCAAAAAGAGGCAAAGAGGCAAAATTAAAGCTCAATCCCAACTGTCTTGATGCAGGAGCTGTTATTACTGTAAATAAAGTAAATGCCGATGGCAGCGGCAGCACCACCTATCGCGGAGCTAGCTGGCAGGTACTGTGTGCAAATGGTGATCTTGTCAAGGATTTGAATTATACTATCCTTGATATCAAAGGCTCTGTGCTTATCGTATCATCAGATAAATAA
- a CDS encoding SPFH domain-containing protein: MDISFISINPTIIVTLFFIFLAVIYAIQAVKVVPQQNAWVVERFGKFKAVLNPGLNFIIPFIDKIAYKHSLKEIPLDTPSQVCITKDNTQLSVDGVLYFQVTDPQRASYGTSNYVLAITQLAQTTLRSVIGRMELDKTFEERDSINNNVVSAIDEAALNWGVKVLRYEIKDLTPPQVILQAMQQQITAEREKRALIAESEGRKQEQINLATGAKAAAIAQSEGEKQAEINKAEGQATATITLANATATAISNIARAANESGGMTAINMQIAQKYVEAFESLAKTNNTLIIPSNLGDMSSLISSAMQIVKSQTPKS, translated from the coding sequence ATGGACATCTCCTTTATCAGTATTAATCCTACTATTATTGTAACTTTATTCTTTATTTTTCTTGCTGTTATCTATGCCATACAGGCTGTCAAAGTTGTACCGCAGCAAAATGCCTGGGTAGTAGAGCGTTTTGGCAAATTCAAAGCTGTACTCAATCCAGGTCTTAACTTTATTATTCCTTTTATCGACAAAATTGCCTATAAGCACTCACTCAAAGAAATTCCTCTTGATACACCATCACAGGTCTGTATCACCAAGGACAATACACAGCTCTCCGTTGACGGTGTGCTGTATTTTCAGGTAACAGATCCGCAAAGAGCAAGCTATGGCACCTCAAACTATGTACTTGCCATTACACAGCTGGCTCAGACCACACTGCGTTCAGTTATAGGCCGTATGGAGCTTGACAAGACCTTTGAGGAGCGCGATAGCATCAATAACAACGTAGTATCAGCCATTGACGAGGCCGCCCTTAACTGGGGTGTCAAGGTACTGCGCTATGAAATAAAGGATCTGACACCGCCTCAGGTAATTTTACAGGCCATGCAGCAGCAGATTACAGCAGAGCGTGAAAAGCGTGCTTTAATTGCCGAATCTGAAGGCCGCAAGCAGGAGCAGATAAATCTTGCCACAGGTGCCAAGGCCGCCGCCATTGCCCAGTCTGAGGGTGAAAAGCAGGCAGAGATCAACAAGGCTGAAGGTCAGGCCACAGCCACCATTACTCTTGCCAATGCCACAGCTACAGCCATATCCAATATTGCCCGTGCTGCCAATGAGTCAGGCGGTATGACTGCCATCAATATGCAGATTGCCCAGAAATATGTCGAGGCCTTTGAGTCTTTAGCCAAGACCAATAATACTCTTATTATTCCATCCAATCTTGGCGATATGTCATCACTTATCTCATCTGCCATGCAGATAGTAAAATCCCAGACTCCAAAAAGTTAA
- the sppA gene encoding signal peptide peptidase SppA, whose amino-acid sequence MYNHNMHNNNQFNRAQSQDEFEEHTPLKCLCKGFMFIGSALTFIRNTLANLVMLLLFFFIFAAVSLFEQFKDDPSALMGKNTAQMQNAQPAPILYLSLQGNIVAPPLYDSGIEGLQRRIDEIVSNNITHSVLDIEKALNAACYDENIKMVLLNLSDMQPVPLAIASRIAAKLEALKQSGKKIVACATSYSQSAYVIAGRADRILMDPLGQINIQGMSLQNIYFAPLLEKAGITPYVLRAGEFKSAVEPFLRASMSEHVRSEYMTLIDELWTEYESEVQIRKSRTSDRLLENIYSTLSRLDFHNGSMASLQKEQGLVDELEPFYFYKQELIEKFGADPLNDKMPHHITYSDYIQKLPAELSESKVAVIYGIGPIVDRAELSTDFAPETIIPLIEKARDDDNIKSVVFYIDSPGGSLFASEQIRRALVSLRNKKKVVISMNAQAASGGYFIATQSDAIVATKDTITGSIGVFALSFGAHNLLNRYGVYQDGVQNSPLGTLNVARPADPAVLSLLQKSTQSSYAYFIDLVCKSRGLMPGDYLNFAEGRVFSARRALALGLVDKIGTLEDATALACTLSDTDINSVEIMHMLPEPSDPFSDLNAIVSKAYAMGLPAPLASLYVQYRQDAFLRQVLEHKEPVVMAITPFKNILN is encoded by the coding sequence ATGTACAATCATAATATGCACAATAACAATCAGTTTAACAGAGCGCAAAGTCAGGACGAATTTGAAGAACATACCCCACTAAAATGCCTGTGCAAGGGTTTTATGTTCATAGGCTCAGCCTTGACCTTTATACGCAACACTCTTGCCAATCTTGTCATGCTGCTGCTCTTTTTCTTTATCTTTGCAGCTGTAAGTCTCTTTGAGCAGTTTAAAGATGATCCATCGGCCCTTATGGGTAAAAATACTGCACAGATGCAAAATGCGCAGCCTGCCCCTATTTTATATCTGAGTCTGCAGGGCAATATAGTAGCCCCTCCTTTGTATGACAGCGGCATTGAAGGACTGCAGCGCCGTATAGATGAGATTGTAAGCAATAATATAACGCACAGTGTGCTTGATATTGAAAAGGCCCTAAATGCTGCCTGCTATGATGAGAATATCAAGATGGTGCTGTTAAATCTCTCTGATATGCAGCCTGTGCCTCTAGCCATTGCTTCACGTATTGCTGCAAAGCTTGAGGCTTTAAAGCAAAGTGGTAAAAAGATAGTAGCCTGTGCCACATCTTATTCTCAGTCAGCCTATGTTATTGCAGGCCGTGCCGACAGAATTTTAATGGATCCATTAGGCCAGATTAATATTCAGGGTATGTCTTTGCAGAATATCTATTTTGCCCCGCTTTTGGAAAAGGCCGGTATCACCCCTTATGTGCTGCGTGCAGGTGAGTTTAAATCAGCTGTGGAGCCTTTTTTACGTGCCAGCATGTCAGAGCATGTGCGCTCTGAGTATATGACTTTGATAGATGAGCTGTGGACTGAGTATGAAAGTGAGGTACAGATTAGAAAATCAAGAACCTCAGATAGGCTTTTAGAGAATATCTACTCTACTCTCTCACGTCTGGATTTTCACAATGGATCCATGGCCTCGCTGCAAAAAGAGCAGGGTCTTGTCGATGAGCTTGAGCCTTTTTATTTCTACAAGCAGGAGCTTATAGAAAAATTCGGCGCTGATCCTCTAAATGACAAGATGCCGCATCATATAACCTACAGCGATTATATACAAAAACTGCCAGCTGAGCTCTCTGAGAGCAAAGTGGCTGTAATCTATGGTATAGGTCCTATTGTCGACAGAGCGGAGCTGTCAACTGACTTTGCCCCTGAGACCATTATTCCTTTAATTGAAAAGGCCCGTGATGATGACAATATAAAAAGTGTAGTCTTTTATATAGACAGCCCTGGCGGCTCACTCTTTGCCTCAGAGCAGATAAGACGTGCTCTTGTCAGCCTGCGCAATAAGAAAAAGGTTGTTATCTCCATGAATGCCCAGGCAGCCTCAGGCGGCTATTTTATAGCCACTCAGTCAGATGCCATTGTAGCCACCAAGGATACCATTACAGGATCAATTGGTGTCTTTGCCCTAAGCTTTGGTGCCCACAATCTTTTAAACCGCTATGGTGTCTATCAGGACGGTGTGCAGAACTCACCTCTTGGCACACTTAATGTAGCAAGACCTGCCGATCCTGCCGTGCTGTCCCTGCTGCAAAAGAGCACACAAAGCTCCTATGCCTATTTTATTGATTTAGTGTGCAAATCCCGCGGTCTTATGCCTGGTGATTATTTAAATTTTGCAGAAGGCCGTGTCTTTTCAGCCCGTCGTGCCTTAGCTTTAGGACTTGTTGACAAGATAGGAACGCTTGAAGATGCCACTGCTCTTGCCTGCACCCTAAGTGACACCGATATCAACAGTGTTGAGATTATGCATATGCTGCCAGAGCCATCTGATCCATTCTCAGATCTTAATGCCATAGTCTCAAAGGCTTATGCCATGGGTCTGCCAGCCCCTCTGGCCTCACTATATGTGCAGTACAGACAGGATGCCTTTTTAAGACAGGTGCTTGAGCATAAAGAGCCTGTAGTTATGGCCATTACACCTTTTAAAAATATTTTAAACTAA
- a CDS encoding carbon starvation CstA family protein, with the protein MPNYLWFIIATVALIVGYYTYGKFVEKVFEPNPERKTPAITQADGVDFVTMPKWKLWLIQLLNIAGVGPVFGPIMGALYGPTALLWIVLGSIFAGAVHDYFSGMLSVRYKGANVPQIVGFNLGKLAQQFMRAFAILLLLLVGVVFATAPANLLAKLTPDYLNFAVWLGVIFFYYFVATLVPIDKLIGRIYPLFGALLIIMAVGITVAMFVNMPAEFYNWADWSKNNHPSELPLWPLMFITIACGALSGFHATQSPLMARCLHNEKEGRFVFYGAMIAEGFIGLVWATVGMTFYPDAAALQGVINSGTASAVVYDSSIALMGSVGGIMAILGVIVLPITSGDTAFRAARLTIAEVIKIDQKRPANRLYIAIPVFALGIALSQIDFNIIWRYFGWSNQTLAGIMLWAAAAYLYKRGKFHWICSIPGTFITAACISYILYEPNMGFGMDIGISNIIGAVGAFIILGIFLVKGKSEVAGAPADA; encoded by the coding sequence ATGCCAAATTATCTATGGTTTATTATAGCCACAGTCGCGCTGATTGTTGGCTACTATACCTACGGAAAGTTTGTTGAGAAGGTATTTGAACCAAATCCAGAACGCAAGACTCCAGCCATTACCCAGGCTGACGGTGTTGACTTTGTTACCATGCCAAAATGGAAACTCTGGCTCATTCAGCTTCTTAACATTGCAGGCGTAGGCCCTGTATTCGGCCCTATCATGGGTGCTCTGTACGGTCCAACCGCTCTGTTATGGATTGTATTAGGCTCCATCTTTGCAGGTGCCGTGCATGACTATTTCTCAGGCATGCTCTCAGTAAGATATAAAGGTGCCAACGTTCCACAGATCGTAGGCTTCAACCTTGGCAAGCTGGCTCAGCAGTTCATGCGTGCCTTTGCTATTTTACTGTTACTGCTTGTAGGTGTGGTTTTTGCTACAGCTCCAGCCAACCTGCTGGCCAAACTGACACCAGACTACCTTAACTTTGCTGTATGGCTTGGTGTTATTTTCTTCTACTACTTTGTAGCCACCTTAGTTCCAATTGACAAGCTCATTGGTCGTATTTACCCACTCTTTGGTGCTCTTTTAATCATCATGGCTGTAGGTATTACTGTAGCTATGTTCGTCAATATGCCAGCTGAGTTCTACAACTGGGCTGACTGGTCAAAGAACAATCACCCATCAGAGCTCCCACTGTGGCCTCTTATGTTTATCACCATTGCCTGTGGTGCTTTATCTGGCTTCCATGCCACTCAGTCACCACTTATGGCACGCTGCCTACACAATGAAAAAGAAGGCCGTTTCGTATTCTACGGTGCAATGATTGCAGAAGGCTTCATCGGTTTAGTATGGGCCACTGTAGGTATGACCTTCTATCCAGATGCAGCTGCTCTGCAGGGTGTAATCAATTCAGGTACTGCCTCTGCTGTAGTATATGATAGCTCTATTGCTCTTATGGGCTCTGTTGGCGGTATCATGGCTATTTTAGGTGTTATCGTTCTGCCAATCACCTCAGGTGACACAGCCTTCCGTGCTGCCCGTTTAACCATTGCCGAGGTTATCAAGATTGATCAGAAGCGTCCTGCCAACCGTCTGTACATTGCAATCCCTGTCTTTGCCCTAGGTATTGCTCTGTCACAGATTGACTTTAACATCATCTGGAGATACTTTGGCTGGTCCAATCAGACTCTGGCAGGTATCATGCTCTGGGCCGCTGCAGCTTATCTGTACAAACGCGGCAAGTTCCACTGGATCTGCTCTATCCCAGGTACCTTTATTACCGCTGCCTGTATCTCATACATCCTGTATGAGCCAAACATGGGCTTTGGCATGGACATTGGCATCTCTAATATTATCGGTGCTGTCGGTGCCTTCATCATCCTTGGCATCTTCCTCGTCAAAGGTAAGAGCGAGGTTGCAGGAGCTCCTGCTGATGCATAG
- a CDS encoding phosphatidylglycerophosphatase A family protein, translating to MARDQYLQKLSLKNPWQCLALGFGSGLSPKAPGTVGSLCAIPFCYELMQLPFNMQLVIVVLSLLTGIRACSKAEEAMGIHDHGAIVFDEFVGMFIAVIALPATIYSLVLAFVLFRFFDILKPFPIGYIDKKVKGGLGIMLDDVIAGLMALALAHGLLYLAAPYFAL from the coding sequence ATGGCACGAGATCAGTACCTACAGAAACTATCCTTAAAAAATCCCTGGCAGTGTCTGGCCTTAGGCTTTGGCTCTGGTCTGTCACCTAAAGCTCCTGGTACAGTAGGATCACTGTGCGCCATACCTTTTTGCTATGAGCTAATGCAGCTGCCATTTAACATGCAGCTTGTTATTGTTGTATTAAGTCTTTTAACCGGTATCAGAGCATGCTCCAAGGCAGAAGAGGCAATGGGAATACATGATCACGGCGCTATTGTCTTTGATGAATTTGTGGGCATGTTTATAGCTGTTATTGCTCTGCCTGCTACTATATACTCTCTTGTGCTTGCCTTTGTGCTTTTTAGATTCTTTGATATTTTAAAACCATTTCCAATTGGTTATATAGATAAAAAGGTCAAAGGCGGACTTGGCATCATGCTTGATGATGTAATTGCAGGTCTTATGGCTTTGGCTCTAGCGCACGGCCTGCTGTATCTAGCAGCTCCTTATTTTGCGTTATAA